A region from the Chanodichthys erythropterus isolate Z2021 chromosome 5, ASM2448905v1, whole genome shotgun sequence genome encodes:
- the selenou1a gene encoding selenoprotein U 1a isoform X2 — protein MGMWSLGLGAVGAAIAGLILANTDFLLTKSPPATVEYLGNADLKTINSDERNLKAKILWEKSGAVIMAVRRPGUFLCREEASELSSLKPQLDELGVPLYAVVKENVGTEIQDFRPYFAGDIFLDEKQTFYGPQQRKMGGLGFIRLGVWQNFIRAWKSGYQGNMNGEGFILGGVFVIGSGEQGVLLEHREKEFGDKVSLESVLEAAKKIVVEK, from the exons ATGGGCATGTGGTCACTAGGCCTTGGTGCTGTGGGGGCCGCCATCGCCGGCTTAATACTTGCAAACACTGATTTCCTGCTGACTAAATCGCCACCTGCTACTGTTGAGTATCTTGGGAATGCTGACCTCAAAACCATCAACAGTG ATGAGAGGAATTTAAAAGCGAAAATTCTCTGGGAGAAATCTGGTGCGGTGATCATGGCTGTCCGGCGACCTGGATGATTTTTGTGCAGAGAG GAGGCCTCTGAGCTGTCCTCTCTGAAGCCCCAGCTGGATGAGCTCGGGGTCCCTCTGTATGCTGTTGTGAAGGAGAATGTAGGTACAGAGATTCAGGACTTCAGGCCTTACTTCGCAGGGGACATTTTCTTGGATGAAAAG CAAACATTTTATGGGCCACAACAGAGGAAGATGGGTGGGCTTGGTTTCATTCGCTTGGGAGTTTGGCAAAATTTTATAAGGGCCTGGAAGTCGGGATACCAGGGCAACATGAATGGAGAAGGTTTCATCCTGGGAGGGGTGTTTGTCATCGGATCTGGAGAACAG GGGGTTCTTCTAGAGCACAGAGAAAAGGAGTTTGGGGATAAAGTCAGCTTAGAGTCTGTTCTGGAAGCCGCTAAAAAAATTGTGGTAGAAAAGTAA
- the selenou1a gene encoding selenoprotein U 1a isoform X1, whose translation MALMRLRPMGLTHLSPRGRISLCVNSVKYRVSVSQSPRHLAIDKTVVTHNLPSKYLPLTISTCRPPFKTLVFPTSVDAICFRAISTNRHFLKENQNGQPSFSKTKVSSSVLEGETLAMGMWSLGLGAVGAAIAGLILANTDFLLTKSPPATVEYLGNADLKTINSDERNLKAKILWEKSGAVIMAVRRPGUFLCREEASELSSLKPQLDELGVPLYAVVKENVGTEIQDFRPYFAGDIFLDEKQTFYGPQQRKMGGLGFIRLGVWQNFIRAWKSGYQGNMNGEGFILGGVFVIGSGEQGVLLEHREKEFGDKVSLESVLEAAKKIVVEK comes from the exons ATGGCCCTCATGCGACTAAGGCCCATGGGTTTGACCCATTTGTCGCCAAGAGGAAGAATTTCTCTTTGTGTAAATAGCGTCAAGTACAGAGTTTCTGTGTCACAATCTCCCCGGCATCTAGCCATTGATAAGACGGTTGTAACGCATAACCTCCCATCAAAGTATCTCCCACTGACCATCTCTACATGCCGACCACCATTCAAGACATTAGTGTTTCCCACTTCTGTCGACGCTATATGCTTTCGTGCTATTTCGACAAACCGGCACTTCTTGAAGGAAAACCAGAACGGCCAGCCTTCCTTTAGTAAGACAAAAG TGTCGTCATCTGTCCTGGAGGGTGAGACGCTTGCCATGGGCATGTGGTCACTAGGCCTTGGTGCTGTGGGGGCCGCCATCGCCGGCTTAATACTTGCAAACACTGATTTCCTGCTGACTAAATCGCCACCTGCTACTGTTGAGTATCTTGGGAATGCTGACCTCAAAACCATCAACAGTG ATGAGAGGAATTTAAAAGCGAAAATTCTCTGGGAGAAATCTGGTGCGGTGATCATGGCTGTCCGGCGACCTGGATGATTTTTGTGCAGAGAG GAGGCCTCTGAGCTGTCCTCTCTGAAGCCCCAGCTGGATGAGCTCGGGGTCCCTCTGTATGCTGTTGTGAAGGAGAATGTAGGTACAGAGATTCAGGACTTCAGGCCTTACTTCGCAGGGGACATTTTCTTGGATGAAAAG CAAACATTTTATGGGCCACAACAGAGGAAGATGGGTGGGCTTGGTTTCATTCGCTTGGGAGTTTGGCAAAATTTTATAAGGGCCTGGAAGTCGGGATACCAGGGCAACATGAATGGAGAAGGTTTCATCCTGGGAGGGGTGTTTGTCATCGGATCTGGAGAACAG GGGGTTCTTCTAGAGCACAGAGAAAAGGAGTTTGGGGATAAAGTCAGCTTAGAGTCTGTTCTGGAAGCCGCTAAAAAAATTGTGGTAGAAAAGTAA
- the LOC137020381 gene encoding E3 ubiquitin-protein ligase RBBP6-like — protein MSLVNSQDEGFAPCKRIWKCAGIPRSFLVEVDDPHRKGVMMDRRGKYVIPIMDVEAYAIGKKEKPPFSVQNEPSSSSSSDPVPDALLCLICKDLLTDAVMIPCCRSSYCDECIRMCLLESDGHVCPTCRQSDVSPDALAANTVLRQEVNHFSSVTRSLQFYQSPNHSRQSWSPIPESSSNRGQDVRRKCSRSRSPLNSTDSVSPASQLERERI, from the exons ATGTCACTCGTGAATTCACAGGACGAAGGTTTTGCTCCTTGTAAACGCATATGGAAATGCGCAGGGATTCCTCGTAGTTTCCTGGTGGAGGTGGATGATCCTCACAGAAAGGGAGTCATGATGGACCGCAGAGGGAAATACGTCATTCCCATTATGGATGT TGAGGCCTATGCTATTGGGAAGAAAGAGAAGCCACCCTTCTCTGTCCAGAATGAGCCTTCATCCTCATCTTCATCAGATCCAGTGCCTGACGCACTGCTGTGTTTGATCTGTAAGGATCTGCTGACTGATGCTGTGATGATTCCCTGCTGCAGAAGCAGCTACTGTGATGAAT GTATCAGAATGTGTTTGCTGGAGTCTGATGGACATGTTTGTCCTACCTGCAGACaatcagatgtttctcctgatGCTTTGGCAGCAAACACTGTTTTGCGTCAA GAGGTGAATCATTTTAGCAGTGTAACCAGATCTTTGCAATTCTACCAAAGTCCAAACCACAGCCGTCAATCTTGGTCACCCATTCCGGAATCCTCATCAAACAGAGGTCAAGATGTGAGAAGAAAATGTTCCCGTTCCAGATCTCCTCTAAACAGCACTGACAGTGTCTCACCTGCTTCTCAGTTGGAGAGAGAGCGCATATAG